The DNA segment TTCGGAGCCGGCGGCGGCCAAGGCGAAGACAACAAAAAAGGCAGCGGTTACGGTGGTGGTGGAGGAGGAGGAGCCAAAATCGAACCGGCGGCATTTATTATCATGGATGAAAAAGGCATCCGGCTGCTTCCCGCCCAGAAAGGCAAATGGGGCGAACTGATCGACACCATCCCCGACATCGCGCGAAAACTATCAGAGTGGAAAGACAAGTTTGCCAGTGACAAGTCGGACTCATCGGAGTCCGAAGACAGCGACAAAGATTGATTAAGCGCAGACGATAGCTTC comes from the Candidatus Zixiibacteriota bacterium genome and includes:
- a CDS encoding spore germination protein GerW family protein → MSNNVVEILKGVVGELREISKSETIIGKPITVGDKTVIPVVKISVGFGAGGGQGEDNKKGSGYGGGGGGGAKIEPAAFIIMDEKGIRLLPAQKGKWGELIDTIPDIARKLSEWKDKFASDKSDSSESEDSDKD